The following are encoded in a window of Mycobacteroides chelonae CCUG 47445 genomic DNA:
- a CDS encoding STAS domain-containing protein, with the protein MSIIDQNASRFAARTKTGVISLFSSMDDTARFTAHWHRPSAILVRVTGEIDAVNASHLSEYATRYLDGHRALVLDLEGLRFFGTDGLVALDEIRRHCAIEGIDWSVIPGRAVAKLLDISGDSSTFPLSDSMPEVWSKLAL; encoded by the coding sequence ATGTCTATCATTGACCAAAATGCATCACGTTTCGCGGCTCGAACCAAAACCGGTGTTATTTCCCTGTTTTCATCAATGGATGACACTGCGCGGTTCACGGCTCACTGGCACCGTCCATCTGCAATCCTCGTGCGCGTCACGGGCGAGATCGACGCGGTCAACGCCAGCCACCTCTCGGAGTATGCGACGCGCTATCTCGATGGGCACCGCGCTTTGGTGCTCGATCTCGAAGGTCTGCGGTTCTTCGGAACCGACGGCTTGGTGGCACTCGACGAGATACGCCGCCACTGTGCGATAGAAGGGATCGACTGGTCGGTGATTCCCGGACGTGCTGTCGCCAAACTGCTTGACATCAGCGGGGACAGCAGCACTTTCCCGCTGAGCGATTCGATGCCTGAGGTGTGGAGTAAGTTGGCGCTGTAG
- a CDS encoding flavin reductase family protein, translating into MDNTASSDSDMQADFTKLMGQLDHPMYVVTVQGAEGPSGCLVGFATQISMNPPLFLVGLSDQNHTWRVSQAASHLAVHVMPPAEGSVVRLFGEETGDSVDKFARCSWREGPHSAAILDASSAWFVGEILARIEFGDHIGHVLSPVAVMRPDELHGYVTLSDVTGLIPGHEA; encoded by the coding sequence ATGGACAACACAGCGTCATCAGACTCGGATATGCAGGCAGATTTCACCAAGCTCATGGGCCAACTGGATCATCCGATGTACGTCGTGACTGTGCAGGGCGCAGAGGGGCCTTCGGGTTGCCTAGTCGGATTTGCGACGCAGATCAGTATGAATCCGCCGCTGTTTCTTGTCGGACTGTCGGACCAGAACCACACATGGCGGGTTTCGCAGGCAGCCAGCCATCTGGCAGTCCACGTGATGCCTCCGGCAGAGGGCTCGGTGGTGCGCCTTTTTGGCGAGGAGACCGGCGACAGCGTTGACAAATTCGCGAGGTGTTCTTGGCGTGAGGGCCCGCATAGCGCGGCGATACTCGACGCATCCTCGGCTTGGTTCGTGGGTGAGATTCTGGCGCGCATCGAGTTCGGCGACCACATCGGCCACGTGCTCTCACCTGTCGCCGTTATGCGGCCCGATGAGTTGCATGGCTACGTAACGTTGAGCGATGTCACGGGGCTCATCCCCGGCCACGAGGCCTGA
- a CDS encoding SigB/SigF/SigG family RNA polymerase sigma factor has product MECPVDVPDTGRPVAKPKPGGGADDYSDVPDMFLALGGMPSDGDAYHRGREQIVTRCLPLADNVARHFDRRGVDLEDLVQVARVGLMNAVNRFDPDKGANFLGFAVPTMMGEVRRYFRDHGWSMHVPRAIRDRHVQIARATAELTQALQRAPTASELAAEMGISREDVVESLVAADAYQPQSIEAPLPHGDDESRHVGDLLGGIDPALEHVTNREAVRPLLAGLPRRERTVLELRFFKGMTQSQIADEIGVSQMHVSRILSDTLRHLREQLQ; this is encoded by the coding sequence ATGGAATGCCCTGTGGATGTTCCGGATACCGGGCGCCCGGTGGCTAAACCTAAACCGGGCGGCGGGGCCGACGACTATTCGGATGTTCCTGACATGTTCCTGGCCCTCGGTGGTATGCCATCCGACGGCGACGCGTATCACCGTGGCCGGGAGCAGATTGTTACCAGATGCCTGCCGCTGGCAGACAATGTCGCGCGCCATTTCGATCGCCGTGGCGTCGACCTCGAGGACCTGGTTCAAGTCGCGCGGGTCGGATTGATGAATGCGGTCAATCGCTTTGACCCTGACAAGGGTGCGAATTTCCTTGGTTTCGCTGTCCCCACCATGATGGGGGAGGTGCGTCGGTATTTCCGCGATCATGGGTGGTCGATGCATGTGCCGCGTGCGATCCGTGACAGGCATGTCCAGATTGCCAGGGCCACCGCGGAACTGACCCAGGCGCTGCAGCGTGCGCCCACAGCTAGCGAGTTGGCAGCGGAGATGGGGATCAGCCGTGAGGACGTCGTTGAGAGCCTGGTCGCGGCGGATGCCTATCAGCCGCAGTCGATCGAGGCGCCTCTGCCCCACGGAGATGACGAGTCCAGGCATGTAGGGGACCTGCTCGGTGGCATCGACCCGGCACTGGAACACGTCACCAATCGTGAGGCGGTACGCCCGCTGCTGGCTGGGTTGCCGCGTCGCGAGCGCACGGTCCTTGAACTTCGATTCTTCAAAGGCATGACCCAGAGTCAGATCGCCGACGAGATCGGCGTATCCCAGATGCATGTATCGCGGATACTCAGTGACACCCTGCGGCATCTCCGGGAACAGTTGCAGTAG